CCTCCAGGCCACGGTTCACGAGGCCGGTGCTGGGTGAGAGCATGGCCAGCAGCACGCCGAACACGATCACCCACGACAGGAAGTGCGGCAGGTAACTGACGGTCTGCGTGAAGCGCGCCAGGTGCCGCCGGGTGCTCTCGTGGATGCACAGGGCCAGCAGGATGGCCGGGGGCAGGCCCAGCAGCAGTTTCGCGCCGCTGATGATCAGGGTGTTGGTCATGAGCTGCGAGAAGTAGAACGACTCGAAGAACGCCGTGAAGTGCTTGAAGCCCACCCAGGGACTGCCCTCGACCCCCAGGGTCGGCTGGAAGTCCTTGAAGGCCAGTTGCGCGTTCCACAGCGGCCAGTAGCGGAACACCACGAACCACAGCAGGCCCGGCAGCAGCAGCAGGTACAGGCCCCGGTGGCGCCACATGCGGGCCAGCAGGGTCGTGCGTGGCCGGGGCGCGGCCTTGGGGCGGGGCGGGCTGAGCACCTGCTGGTTCATGGATTCTCCTGTCTGTGGCGCATCGGCGTGGGCGCAGCGGTGTGGAATGGGCAGGGACTGGC
This Deinococcus seoulensis DNA region includes the following protein-coding sequences:
- a CDS encoding ABC transporter permease produces the protein MNQQVLSPPRPKAAPRPRTTLLARMWRHRGLYLLLLPGLLWFVVFRYWPLWNAQLAFKDFQPTLGVEGSPWVGFKHFTAFFESFYFSQLMTNTLIISGAKLLLGLPPAILLALCIHESTRRHLARFTQTVSYLPHFLSWVIVFGVLLAMLSPSTGLVNRGLEAAGLEPISFLTDPAKFRSVVIFSDIWKETGWSAILFLAALIGINPALYEAAEVDGASRLQRVRHISLPGMLDVIVLVTLLRLGHILDAGFGQIFVLYSLPVYSVADVIDTWVYRQGIQNFQFSLATAVGLFKGLIGLLMILTANRVARRFSGQGLY